A region from the Kribbella shirazensis genome encodes:
- the xylB gene encoding xylulokinase has product MTELRLVAGVDCSTQATKVVVCDAETGAVLREGRAPHPDGTQVDPAEWWKAWEIASDGLLDGVQAIAIGGQQHGMVLLDDTGEVVHPAVLWNDTSSADATAELIAELGGPEAWAEATGSVPVPSFTVTKLRWLRDEAARGTAEVRRDAARRAAAVVLPHDWMTHRLAADRHGIDGITTDRGDASGTGWWSPTANDYRTDLVELAFGRQLALPRIAGPAEIVGRTSFGAAIAAGTGDNAAAALGLDLQPGDVAVSLGTSGTAFARSAHPTKDATGLVAAFADATGEYLPLVCTLNAARVMSATAQMLGLELSAFDEAALSSPGSDGLVLLPFLDGERTPDLPHSTGLIYGLTRSTMQPATMARAAVEGLLCGLADAVDALRDQGVPVQRVLLLGGGARSRAVQALAPAILGAELVLPEPAEYVALGAARQAAWALSGADTPPTWQIPLGKPEPAVTVDATTIRTNYEQVLANTRPLLSQPYNR; this is encoded by the coding sequence ATGACTGAGCTGAGGCTGGTTGCCGGGGTGGACTGTTCCACCCAGGCGACCAAGGTGGTCGTGTGCGACGCGGAGACCGGCGCGGTACTGCGAGAGGGCCGGGCGCCGCACCCCGACGGGACCCAGGTGGACCCCGCCGAGTGGTGGAAGGCGTGGGAGATCGCTTCCGACGGGCTGCTCGACGGCGTCCAGGCGATCGCGATCGGCGGGCAGCAGCACGGCATGGTCCTGCTGGACGACACTGGTGAGGTCGTCCACCCGGCCGTCCTGTGGAACGACACCAGTTCCGCCGACGCGACCGCCGAGCTGATCGCCGAGCTCGGCGGCCCCGAGGCGTGGGCGGAGGCGACCGGTTCGGTTCCGGTCCCGTCCTTCACTGTCACGAAGCTGCGCTGGCTGCGGGACGAGGCCGCGCGCGGGACGGCCGAGGTACGCCGTGACGCCGCGCGGCGGGCCGCGGCCGTCGTACTGCCCCACGACTGGATGACGCATCGGCTGGCCGCCGACCGGCACGGGATCGACGGCATCACCACCGACCGTGGAGACGCGTCCGGCACCGGCTGGTGGTCACCGACGGCCAACGACTACCGGACGGATCTGGTCGAGCTCGCGTTCGGCCGTCAGCTCGCGCTGCCCCGGATCGCCGGACCTGCCGAGATCGTCGGCCGGACCTCGTTCGGTGCGGCGATCGCGGCCGGCACCGGGGACAACGCGGCCGCGGCGCTGGGTCTCGACCTGCAGCCCGGCGACGTCGCGGTCTCCCTCGGCACCAGCGGTACGGCGTTCGCGCGGTCCGCGCACCCCACCAAGGACGCGACCGGACTGGTGGCTGCGTTCGCCGACGCCACCGGCGAGTACTTGCCGCTCGTCTGCACGCTGAACGCGGCCCGCGTGATGTCCGCGACCGCGCAGATGCTCGGCCTGGAGCTCTCCGCCTTCGACGAGGCGGCGCTGTCCTCGCCGGGAAGTGACGGCCTCGTCCTGCTGCCGTTCCTGGACGGCGAGCGTACGCCGGACCTCCCGCACTCGACCGGCCTGATCTACGGTCTGACCCGCTCCACGATGCAGCCCGCGACGATGGCCCGCGCCGCGGTCGAGGGTCTGCTGTGCGGGCTCGCCGACGCCGTCGACGCGCTCCGCGACCAGGGCGTGCCGGTCCAGCGCGTCCTGCTCCTCGGCGGCGGCGCCCGCTCACGCGCCGTCCAGGCTCTCGCCCCGGCGATCCTCGGCGCGGAGCTCGTCCTCCCCGAGCCGGCCGAGTACGTCGCCCTCGGCGCCGCGCGCCAGGCCGCCTGGGCCCTGTCCGGCGCCGACACTCCACCGACCTGGCAGATCCCGCTCGGCAAACCCGAGCCCGCCGTAACGGTCGACGCCACCACCATCCGCACCAACTACGAGCAGGTCCTCGCCAACACCCGCCCGCTCCTCTCCCAGCCGTACAACCGCTAG
- a CDS encoding mannitol dehydrogenase family protein translates to MPSYDRTAVTPGIVHFGVGGFHRAHQAMYLDRLMNDGKALDWGIIGVGVLPNDRRMAQVMSAQDCLYTLVVKHPDGQLEPRVVGSIVGYLFAPDDPEAVLARMVDPATRIVSLTITEGGYHVNQVTGELDASDPALAADLRPGATPGSAFGFIVEALRRRREAGVPPFTVMSCDNIPGNGHVARKMIAGFARLKDPATAEFLENEVRFPNCMVDRITPVTADADREALAERFGIEDGWPVVCEPFTQWVLEDDFGGERPPYEDVGVQIVEDVEPYELMKLRLLNASHQALCYLGFLDGYRYAHEVCQDKLYVDFLLGYMDNEGTPTLPPVPGVDLDRYKHQLIERFANPEVRDTLARLCAESSDRIPKWLLPVVREQLAAGREITRSVLVVASWARYAEGVDEQGQPIEVVDRLRDKLVERAQHNREDPLVFISDPDLFGDLASDERFVTPYRAAVKSLHEIGARATVEAL, encoded by the coding sequence GTGCCTTCCTACGACCGTACGGCGGTGACGCCGGGGATCGTGCACTTCGGCGTGGGCGGCTTTCATCGTGCTCATCAGGCGATGTATCTGGATCGGCTGATGAACGACGGGAAAGCGCTCGACTGGGGGATCATCGGCGTCGGGGTGCTCCCGAACGACCGACGGATGGCCCAGGTGATGTCGGCCCAGGACTGTTTGTACACGTTGGTCGTCAAGCATCCGGACGGGCAGTTGGAGCCTCGGGTGGTCGGGTCGATCGTGGGGTATCTGTTTGCGCCCGACGATCCTGAGGCCGTGCTCGCGCGGATGGTCGACCCGGCGACGCGGATCGTGTCGTTGACGATCACCGAGGGCGGGTACCACGTCAACCAGGTGACCGGTGAGCTCGACGCCTCGGATCCCGCGCTGGCCGCGGACCTGCGGCCGGGTGCGACGCCGGGTAGTGCGTTCGGGTTCATCGTGGAGGCGCTGCGCCGGCGGCGCGAGGCCGGTGTACCGCCGTTCACCGTGATGTCCTGCGACAACATCCCGGGCAACGGACATGTGGCGCGCAAGATGATCGCCGGCTTCGCGCGGTTGAAGGACCCGGCCACGGCCGAGTTCCTCGAGAACGAGGTGCGCTTCCCGAACTGCATGGTCGACCGGATCACGCCGGTCACCGCGGACGCGGACCGGGAGGCGCTGGCCGAGCGGTTCGGCATCGAGGACGGCTGGCCGGTGGTGTGCGAGCCGTTCACGCAATGGGTGCTCGAGGACGACTTCGGTGGCGAGCGGCCGCCGTACGAGGACGTCGGTGTCCAGATCGTCGAGGACGTCGAGCCGTACGAGCTGATGAAGCTGCGGCTGCTGAACGCGAGCCACCAGGCGCTGTGCTACCTCGGGTTCCTGGACGGTTACCGCTACGCGCACGAGGTCTGCCAGGACAAGCTGTACGTCGACTTCCTGCTCGGCTACATGGACAACGAGGGAACGCCGACGTTGCCGCCGGTGCCCGGGGTCGACCTGGACCGCTACAAGCACCAGCTGATCGAGCGGTTCGCGAATCCCGAAGTACGGGACACGCTCGCGCGGTTGTGTGCGGAGAGCTCGGACCGGATCCCGAAGTGGTTGCTGCCGGTGGTGCGCGAGCAGTTGGCGGCCGGCCGGGAGATCACGCGGTCGGTGCTCGTGGTCGCGTCCTGGGCGCGGTACGCCGAGGGTGTCGACGAGCAGGGGCAGCCGATCGAGGTCGTCGACCGGCTGCGCGACAAGCTGGTCGAGCGGGCCCAGCACAACCGGGAGGATCCGTTGGTGTTCATCTCGGATCCGGACCTGTTCGGTGACCTGGCGTCGGACGAGCGGTTCGTGACGCCGTACAGGGCCGCAGTGAAGTCGCTCCACGAGATCGGCGCGCGGGCGACGGTGGAAGCGCTCTAG
- a CDS encoding carbohydrate ABC transporter permease — MSGQVTMVKGHSRRGGGWALSGLAWIVGILFVLPVLWMLLTSFHTEEDAAKNPPDLGAPLTLDGYKSFFDTGPWPSIANSLTASVLSTVLVILLAFPAAYALSIRPVKKWTDVLFFFLSTKMLPVVAGLLPIYLFAQSVGFLDNIWLLIILYTSMNLPIAVWMLRSFLSEVPVEILEAASVDGASLSRTLRSVVAPVVTPGIASAALICFIFSWNELLFARVLTGTVAQTAPVFLTGFVTSQGLFLAKVCAASIVVSLPVLIAGFAAQDKLVQGLSLGAVK; from the coding sequence ATGAGCGGCCAGGTCACGATGGTGAAGGGGCATTCACGCCGTGGTGGTGGTTGGGCGTTGTCCGGGCTCGCCTGGATCGTCGGCATCCTGTTCGTGCTGCCGGTGCTGTGGATGCTGCTGACCTCCTTCCACACCGAGGAGGACGCGGCGAAGAACCCGCCGGACCTGGGCGCCCCGCTGACCCTGGACGGCTACAAGTCGTTCTTCGACACCGGGCCGTGGCCCTCGATCGCGAACTCGCTGACCGCGAGCGTCCTCTCGACGGTGCTGGTCATCCTGCTCGCGTTCCCGGCGGCGTACGCGCTGTCGATCCGGCCGGTGAAGAAGTGGACGGACGTGCTGTTCTTCTTCCTGTCCACGAAGATGCTGCCGGTGGTGGCCGGCCTGCTGCCGATCTACCTGTTCGCGCAGTCGGTCGGGTTCCTGGACAACATCTGGCTGCTGATCATTCTGTACACCTCGATGAACCTGCCGATCGCGGTCTGGATGCTGCGCAGCTTCCTGTCCGAGGTGCCGGTGGAAATCCTGGAGGCCGCCTCGGTGGACGGCGCGTCGCTCAGCCGCACGTTGCGGTCGGTCGTCGCCCCGGTGGTGACGCCGGGCATCGCGTCCGCCGCACTGATCTGCTTCATCTTCAGCTGGAACGAGCTGCTGTTCGCCCGGGTGCTGACCGGCACAGTGGCGCAGACGGCTCCGGTGTTCTTGACTGGGTTCGTGACCAGTCAAGGATTGTTCCTCGCCAAAGTCTGTGCCGCGTCGATCGTGGTGTCGTTGCCGGTGCTGATCGCCGGGTTCGCCGCCCAGGACAAGCTCGTCCAGGGCCTGTCGCTGGGGGCGGTCAAGTGA
- a CDS encoding carbohydrate ABC transporter permease produces MSVDAKPDTQPRPQRHAAPPGSEGTMLRKAGDWARRGPLLPALIFMIIVTQLPFVVTIVVSFMDWNAYYPDERGFAGIDNFRRVLTDANTRNAIWVTILLTVGVVLISLVLGLLIALLLDRKFRGRGVVRTMMITPFLVVPVAAALLWKHALYNPTYGLFNGVLKWLFGDNAPQPDWISNQPLWSIIFALVWQWTPFMMLILLAGLQSRPLDVIEAAGIDGANQWEIFRYMTLPHLRQYLELSALLGSIYVVQNFDAVFTITSGGLGTANLPYTIYQTFYTAHDYGRASAAGVIVVIGTILIATFALRSVSTLFREETGR; encoded by the coding sequence ATGTCCGTCGACGCGAAACCTGACACGCAGCCCAGGCCGCAGCGGCACGCCGCGCCGCCTGGCTCCGAGGGCACGATGCTGCGCAAGGCCGGCGACTGGGCCCGGCGCGGTCCGCTGCTGCCGGCGCTGATCTTCATGATCATCGTGACCCAGCTGCCGTTCGTGGTCACGATCGTGGTGTCCTTCATGGACTGGAACGCGTACTACCCCGACGAGCGCGGGTTCGCCGGGATCGACAACTTCCGCCGGGTGCTCACCGACGCGAACACCCGGAACGCGATCTGGGTGACGATCCTGCTGACCGTGGGCGTCGTCCTGATCAGCCTGGTGCTCGGGTTGCTGATCGCCCTGCTGCTGGACCGGAAGTTCCGCGGCCGGGGCGTGGTCCGGACGATGATGATCACGCCGTTCCTGGTTGTGCCGGTGGCCGCGGCGCTGCTGTGGAAGCACGCGCTCTACAACCCGACGTACGGCTTGTTCAACGGCGTCCTGAAGTGGTTGTTCGGTGACAACGCCCCGCAGCCCGACTGGATCAGCAACCAGCCGCTGTGGTCGATCATCTTCGCGCTGGTCTGGCAGTGGACGCCGTTCATGATGCTGATCCTGCTGGCCGGTCTGCAGAGCCGTCCGCTGGACGTGATCGAGGCGGCCGGTATCGACGGCGCGAACCAGTGGGAGATCTTCCGCTACATGACGCTGCCGCACCTGCGCCAGTATCTGGAGCTGTCAGCGCTGCTCGGCTCGATCTACGTCGTGCAGAACTTCGACGCGGTCTTCACGATCACGTCCGGCGGCCTCGGTACGGCGAACCTGCCCTACACGATCTACCAGACCTTCTACACCGCGCACGACTACGGCCGGGCGTCCGCGGCCGGCGTGATCGTGGTGATCGGCACGATTCTGATCGCGACCTTCGCGCTGCGGTCGGTGTCCACGTTGTTCAGAGAGGAGACCGGACGATGA
- a CDS encoding extracellular solute-binding protein, with product MLSRRKRIGAVGIAFLVTAVSGCAGWGGGAGGGGADSINVLMVNNPQMVDLQKLTAEHFTKQTGIKVNFTVLPENDVRDKISQEFSSQAGQYDVASVSNFEIPIYAKSKWIAPLSDYIAKDPSFDQDDVLKPMTQSMTGEDGKIYGEPFYGESSFLMYRKDILAAKGVTMPEKPTWQQVADIAATVDNAQPGMRGICLRGQPGWGQLFAPLTTVVNTFGGTWFTEDWQAQVDSPEFTEATRFYVDLVRAHGEAGAPQAGFTECLNNTIQSNVAMWYDATSAAGSLEAPNSPVKGKMGYAPAPVVKTDSSGWLYAWAWGIQEASKKKDNAWKFISWASGKDYEKLVGEKVGWSNVPAGKRASTYEIPEYVKEAAAFAEPTKSAIENADPNNPGTQPRPAPGIQFVDIPEFPDLGTQVSQDVSSAIAGRMSVDEALKRGQELADDVAERYRSREAK from the coding sequence GTGCTGAGTAGGCGCAAACGCATCGGAGCGGTCGGGATCGCATTCCTGGTGACTGCGGTCAGCGGCTGTGCGGGCTGGGGAGGCGGGGCCGGCGGCGGTGGTGCCGACAGCATCAACGTGCTGATGGTGAACAACCCGCAGATGGTCGATCTGCAGAAGCTGACCGCCGAGCACTTCACCAAGCAGACCGGCATCAAGGTGAACTTCACCGTCCTCCCGGAGAACGACGTCCGGGACAAGATCAGCCAGGAGTTCTCCAGTCAGGCCGGTCAGTACGACGTGGCATCGGTGAGCAACTTCGAGATCCCGATCTACGCCAAGAGCAAGTGGATCGCGCCCTTGTCGGACTACATCGCCAAGGACCCGTCGTTCGACCAGGACGACGTCCTGAAGCCGATGACGCAGTCGATGACCGGCGAGGACGGGAAGATCTACGGCGAACCGTTCTACGGCGAGTCGTCGTTCCTCATGTACCGCAAGGACATCCTGGCGGCCAAGGGCGTGACGATGCCGGAGAAGCCGACCTGGCAGCAGGTCGCGGACATCGCGGCCACGGTGGACAACGCGCAACCGGGGATGCGCGGCATCTGCCTGCGCGGCCAGCCCGGCTGGGGTCAGCTGTTCGCCCCGCTCACCACGGTCGTGAACACCTTCGGCGGCACCTGGTTCACCGAGGACTGGCAGGCGCAGGTCGACTCGCCGGAGTTCACCGAGGCGACCAGGTTCTACGTCGACCTGGTCCGCGCGCACGGTGAGGCCGGCGCACCGCAGGCCGGGTTCACCGAGTGCCTGAACAACACCATCCAGAGCAACGTCGCGATGTGGTACGACGCCACGTCGGCGGCCGGTTCGCTCGAGGCGCCGAACTCACCGGTCAAGGGCAAGATGGGCTACGCCCCGGCGCCGGTCGTGAAGACCGACAGCTCCGGCTGGCTGTACGCGTGGGCGTGGGGCATCCAGGAGGCGTCGAAGAAGAAGGACAACGCCTGGAAGTTCATCTCCTGGGCCTCCGGCAAGGACTACGAGAAGCTGGTCGGCGAGAAGGTGGGCTGGTCCAACGTACCGGCCGGCAAGCGCGCGTCGACGTACGAGATCCCGGAGTACGTCAAGGAGGCCGCGGCGTTCGCGGAGCCGACCAAGAGCGCGATCGAGAACGCGGACCCGAACAACCCGGGCACCCAGCCGCGGCCGGCGCCGGGTATCCAGTTCGTCGACATTCCGGAGTTCCCGGACCTCGGCACGCAGGTCAGTCAGGACGTGAGTTCGGCGATCGCCGGGCGGATGAGCGTCGACGAGGCACTGAAACGCGGGCAGGAGCTCGCCGACGACGTCGCCGAGCGGTACCGCTCGCGGGAAGCGAAATGA
- a CDS encoding sugar-binding transcriptional regulator → METFGPAQLVLTASIARRYYVDGRSKVEIADEFRLSRFKVARLLDHARSSGLVRIEISHPGAIDLDLSARLQESLGLRRAIVVDTPEVDEPALRTQLGKAAADLLSEIVTPEDVLGLAWARAVTAMTEQLTSLAPVPVVQLTGALTRPDVEANSVELVRHTARLSGGPAYLFYAPLVVPDAATARALRQQPEVAEAISHFDSVSKAVVGLGSWAAGQSTLYDAMDEKACEQLRRRGVVSDISGVFVDADGVPVQSRVTDRVIAINAEQMDKIDEVIAIPYGLAKVAAVRAAVRSGLVNAIVTHAPLAKALLQPSD, encoded by the coding sequence ATGGAGACGTTCGGGCCTGCACAGCTGGTGCTGACGGCCTCGATCGCGCGGCGGTACTACGTCGACGGTCGGTCGAAGGTGGAGATCGCCGACGAGTTCCGGCTCAGCCGGTTCAAGGTCGCGCGGTTGCTCGACCACGCGCGCAGCAGCGGCCTGGTGCGGATCGAGATCAGCCATCCCGGCGCTATCGACCTCGACCTGTCCGCCCGGCTGCAGGAGTCGCTCGGTCTGCGCCGGGCGATCGTGGTGGACACCCCCGAGGTGGACGAGCCGGCGTTGCGCACCCAGCTCGGCAAGGCCGCCGCGGACCTGCTGTCGGAGATCGTCACGCCCGAGGACGTCCTCGGGCTCGCGTGGGCGCGGGCGGTGACCGCGATGACCGAGCAGCTGACGTCCCTCGCTCCGGTGCCGGTGGTGCAGCTGACGGGTGCGCTGACGCGTCCGGACGTCGAGGCGAACTCGGTCGAGCTCGTCCGGCACACGGCCCGCCTGTCGGGCGGTCCGGCGTACCTGTTCTACGCGCCGCTCGTCGTACCGGATGCCGCGACGGCGCGCGCCCTGCGGCAGCAGCCGGAGGTTGCCGAGGCGATCAGCCATTTCGACTCGGTGTCGAAGGCGGTCGTCGGGCTCGGTTCGTGGGCGGCCGGGCAGTCGACGCTGTACGACGCGATGGACGAGAAGGCCTGCGAGCAGTTGCGTCGTCGCGGCGTGGTGTCGGACATCTCGGGCGTGTTCGTCGACGCGGACGGCGTACCGGTGCAGAGCCGGGTCACCGACCGGGTGATCGCGATCAACGCCGAGCAGATGGACAAGATCGACGAGGTGATCGCGATCCCGTACGGGCTGGCCAAGGTCGCGGCGGTCCGGGCCGCCGTCCGCAGCGGGCTGGTGAACGCGATCGTTACCCACGCACCCCTGGCGAAGGCCCTGCTGCAACCGTCAGACTGA
- a CDS encoding phosphotransferase gives MPAAEVELVGGTANRGLVVRVGDTVRRPLRASSTATHALLRHLESVGFQGAPAFLGVDAQGREVLSYLPGETVTAPYPSWSMTDEALDSVAHLLRTYHEAVADFRPIGLEWAEPVPADYVTGLISHNDPNLDNVVFRDGVAVALIDFDLAGPGSPLWDVATAVRLWAPLRPDADIHDVRRGHTLTRLRRFADAYNLTDADRLRLVDAAADNHIWCMDYVRRGSEAGHPWFHQRWTTGEAELTDRTNTWFKQTAAALRQALLD, from the coding sequence ATGCCTGCTGCTGAGGTCGAGTTGGTCGGAGGTACGGCGAACCGCGGGTTGGTGGTGCGGGTCGGGGATACCGTCCGGCGGCCGCTGCGCGCCAGCAGCACGGCCACGCACGCGCTGCTCCGCCATCTGGAGAGCGTCGGTTTCCAGGGGGCGCCGGCGTTCCTCGGTGTGGACGCGCAGGGGCGCGAGGTGCTCTCGTACCTGCCTGGCGAGACCGTGACGGCGCCGTACCCGTCCTGGTCGATGACGGACGAGGCGCTGGACAGCGTGGCCCACCTCCTGCGGACGTACCACGAGGCGGTCGCGGACTTCCGGCCGATCGGACTCGAGTGGGCCGAGCCGGTGCCCGCCGATTACGTGACGGGGCTGATCAGCCACAACGACCCCAACCTCGACAACGTGGTGTTCCGCGACGGGGTCGCCGTCGCGCTCATCGACTTCGATCTCGCAGGCCCCGGTTCGCCGTTGTGGGACGTCGCGACCGCCGTACGACTGTGGGCCCCGCTGCGTCCCGACGCGGACATCCACGACGTACGGCGAGGGCACACCCTCACCCGCCTCCGCCGCTTCGCCGACGCATACAACCTGACCGACGCCGACCGCCTCCGCCTGGTCGACGCCGCCGCCGACAACCACATCTGGTGCATGGACTACGTCCGCCGGGGCTCCGAGGCCGGTCACCCGTGGTTCCACCAACGCTGGACGACCGGCGAGGCCGAACTCACCGACCGCACCAACACCTGGTTCAAACAGACGGCGGCCGCACTTCGTCAGGCACTTCTGGATTGA
- a CDS encoding uridine kinase family protein: MPVRSRVVLLAGPSGAGKSRLAEHVGLPVVRLDDFYRDGDDEAMPRSPLGIVDWDDPRSWDGDRAVAALEQLCTTGTADLPIYELAADGTVGHRPVTTGGSPLIVAEGIFADQITGELRDRGLLAAAICVYHHRLVTFARRFQRDLREHRKPPLTLLRRGLLLLRDDPQVVRRCVTAGCEPLRPKAARARIETLLTQATSQ; encoded by the coding sequence ATGCCGGTGCGTTCACGGGTGGTGCTGCTGGCGGGGCCTTCGGGGGCGGGGAAGTCGCGGCTCGCGGAGCACGTCGGCCTGCCCGTCGTACGGCTGGACGACTTCTACCGCGACGGCGACGACGAGGCGATGCCGCGGTCGCCGCTCGGCATCGTCGACTGGGACGACCCGCGGTCCTGGGACGGCGACCGCGCGGTCGCGGCCCTCGAGCAGCTGTGTACGACGGGAACCGCCGACCTCCCGATCTACGAGCTCGCCGCCGACGGCACCGTCGGTCACCGGCCGGTCACTACGGGCGGTTCCCCGCTGATCGTTGCTGAGGGCATCTTCGCCGACCAGATCACCGGCGAGCTCCGCGACCGCGGCCTGCTCGCCGCGGCGATCTGCGTGTACCACCACCGGCTGGTGACGTTCGCCCGCCGCTTCCAGCGCGACCTCCGCGAACACCGCAAACCCCCGCTGACGTTGCTCCGGCGCGGTCTCCTGCTGCTCCGCGACGACCCCCAGGTGGTCCGCCGCTGCGTCACGGCCGGCTGTGAGCCACTGCGCCCCAAGGCCGCCCGCGCGCGGATCGAGACCCTTCTCACGCAGGCAACGTCTCAGTAA
- a CDS encoding thymidine phosphorylase yields the protein MSFDAVDVIRAKRDKGELSDGQIDWVIDAYTKGDVADEQMSALAMAILLNGMNRREIARWTAAMIASGERMDFGKLSRPTADKHSTGGVGDKITLPLAPLVAACGVAVPQLSGRGLGHTGGTLDKLESIPGWRASLSNDELMRQLEEVGAVICAAGDGLAPADKKLYALRDVTGTVEAIPLIASSIMSKKIAEGTGALVLDVKVGSGAFMKDLADARELAETMVALGTDAGVRTVALLTDMSVPLGLTAGNALEVRESVEVLAGGGPSDVVELTVALANEMLAAAGVTDADPAEKLRDGTAMDAWRAMISAQGGDPAAELPVAPEQHVVPAPATGVLSKLDALAVGVAAWRLGAGRARKEDPVSAVAGVEMHAKPGDQIQEGQPLLTLHTDDAARIERALDSLTDAVAVADSYTPGPLVIDRITA from the coding sequence ATGAGTTTCGACGCCGTGGACGTGATCAGGGCCAAGCGTGACAAGGGCGAGCTGAGCGACGGCCAGATCGACTGGGTGATCGACGCCTACACCAAGGGCGACGTCGCCGACGAGCAGATGTCCGCGCTGGCGATGGCGATCCTGCTGAACGGGATGAACCGCCGCGAGATCGCCCGCTGGACCGCGGCGATGATCGCGTCCGGCGAGCGGATGGACTTCGGGAAGCTGTCCCGGCCGACCGCGGACAAGCACTCGACCGGCGGCGTCGGCGACAAGATCACGTTGCCGCTGGCACCGTTGGTGGCGGCCTGCGGGGTCGCCGTACCGCAGCTGTCCGGCCGCGGCCTCGGGCACACCGGCGGGACGCTGGACAAGCTGGAGTCGATCCCGGGCTGGCGCGCGTCGCTGTCGAACGACGAGCTGATGCGCCAGCTGGAAGAGGTCGGCGCGGTGATCTGCGCGGCCGGTGACGGTCTCGCGCCCGCGGACAAGAAGCTGTACGCGCTACGTGACGTGACCGGGACGGTCGAGGCGATCCCGTTGATCGCCAGCTCGATCATGAGCAAGAAGATCGCCGAGGGCACCGGCGCGCTGGTGCTGGACGTGAAGGTCGGCTCCGGCGCGTTCATGAAGGATCTCGCGGACGCGCGCGAGCTGGCCGAGACCATGGTTGCCCTGGGCACGGACGCCGGTGTGCGGACCGTTGCTCTGCTCACCGACATGTCCGTTCCGCTCGGGCTGACGGCCGGCAACGCGTTGGAGGTCCGCGAATCGGTCGAGGTGCTCGCCGGTGGCGGTCCGTCCGACGTGGTCGAGCTGACCGTTGCCCTGGCCAACGAGATGCTCGCCGCGGCCGGGGTCACCGACGCCGACCCGGCCGAGAAGCTGCGGGACGGTACGGCGATGGACGCCTGGCGCGCGATGATCTCGGCCCAGGGCGGGGACCCGGCCGCCGAGCTCCCGGTCGCTCCCGAGCAACACGTCGTACCGGCGCCCGCCACGGGTGTCCTGTCGAAGCTCGACGCGCTGGCCGTGGGCGTTGCCGCGTGGCGGCTCGGGGCAGGGAGGGCGCGCAAGGAGGACCCGGTGTCCGCCGTGGCCGGTGTGGAAATGCACGCCAAGCCGGGCGATCAGATCCAGGAAGGCCAGCCCCTGCTCACCCTCCACACCGACGACGCCGCCCGCATCGAGCGAGCCCTCGACTCGCTGACCGACGCCGTCGCGGTAGCCGACAGCTACACGCCGGGACCCCTGGTCATCGACCGCATCACCGCCTGA
- a CDS encoding cytidine deaminase: MVSPTSPNEVDWPALRSVAVELMHRAYVPYSHFPVGAAAYVDDGRIVAGCNVENASYGLTLCAECGLVSELHRTGGGRLVAFTCVDRHGDLLTPCGRCRQLLHEHGGPGLLLETPTGPRPLRELLPDAFGPDDLEN; this comes from the coding sequence ATGGTGAGCCCTACGTCACCGAATGAGGTCGACTGGCCGGCGTTGCGCTCGGTCGCCGTCGAGCTGATGCACCGCGCCTACGTGCCGTACTCGCACTTCCCGGTGGGCGCGGCGGCGTACGTCGACGACGGCCGGATCGTTGCCGGGTGCAACGTGGAGAACGCCTCGTACGGGCTGACGTTGTGCGCGGAGTGCGGGCTGGTGTCCGAGCTGCACCGGACCGGAGGCGGCCGGCTCGTCGCGTTCACCTGCGTGGACCGGCACGGGGACCTGCTGACGCCGTGCGGACGGTGCCGGCAGCTGCTGCACGAGCACGGCGGGCCCGGGCTGCTGCTGGAGACCCCGACCGGACCGCGCCCGTTGCGTGAGTTGCTGCCCGATGCGTTCGGGCCGGACGACCTGGAGAACTGA